The Vanessa cardui chromosome 9, ilVanCard2.1, whole genome shotgun sequence genome has a window encoding:
- the LOC124532365 gene encoding DNA excision repair protein ERCC-1: MDLEDGFDDILANISEPSSPKKLKTEPDLEQPGTSKPSVSRTHCVVVNQKQRGNPLLKYVTSVPWEYDDIIPDYEIGKTICILFLSVKYHNLNPDYINNRLKELGKKYDLRVLLVQVDLKDPHTILKNLTRICLLTDMTLMLAWSPEEAAKIIENYKIFENKPPDKIMEKIENDPHQKIVNALSSIKPVNKTDAMTLITKFGTLENIIKASEKQLADCPGFAATKANKLYKALHEPFLKINDKIEAKNKPDEFSENISLEDVEKIENEIKNQ; encoded by the exons ATGGATTTAGAAGACGGTTTCGATGACATTCTAGCAAATATAAGTGAACCGTCATCACCAAAGAAATTGAAAACTGAGCCTGATTTAGAGCAGCCAG GTACATCAAAGCCATCTGTTTCAAGAACACACTGTGTTGTAGTAAATCAAAAACAG CGTGGAAacccattattaaaatatgtaacaagtGTCCCATGGGAATATGACGATATTATTCCAGATTATGAAATAGGCAAAACCATATGTATTCTTTTCTTATCTGTGAAGTATCACAACCTCAATccagattatataaataacagattaaaaGAATTGGGAAAAAAATATGACCTTCGGGTTTTGTTAGTACag GTTGACCTAAAAGATCCACACACTATTTTAAAGAATCTAACGCGAATATGTCTCCTTACTGATATGACTCTCATGCTGGCGTGGAGTCCAGAAGAGGCGGCAAAGATCattgaaaactataaaatatttgaaaataaaccaCCTGATAAAATCATGGAGAAAATTGAAAATGATCCACATCAAAAA atagtgAATGCCTTGTCATCAATAAAGCCAGTTAATAAAACGGATGCCATGACACTAATTACGAAATTCGGTACTCTGGAGAATATCATCAAAGCATCTGAGAAACAGCTCGCTGATTGTCCAGGTTTTGCGGCTACTAAGGCGAACAAGTTATACAAAGCCCTACATGAGcctttcttaaaaataaatgataaaatcgaGGCAAAGAACAAGCCAGATGAATTTTCAGAGAATATTTCTTTAGAAGATGTGGAAAAAatcgaaaatgaaataaaaaatcaataa